In the Aneurinibacillus soli genome, one interval contains:
- a CDS encoding lytic transglycosylase domain-containing protein: protein MKWMTRKKLALFATLLVIFILLDAPWTWKLMYPVYYKEEIRKSASQYNVDPYLIMAVIQIESKFDKKRISKKGAVGLMQVMPATADWAIKQAKLSPMASEYLDEPDVNIMLGTWYISFLYEMFERNPYAVLAAYNAGPGNVKRWLDQGRWDGRLETVSNIPFGETRHYVQRAVYYQQRYAKIYDGEF, encoded by the coding sequence ATGAAATGGATGACACGCAAAAAACTGGCATTGTTTGCTACGTTACTGGTGATTTTTATTTTGCTTGATGCGCCGTGGACGTGGAAATTGATGTACCCGGTGTATTATAAAGAAGAAATTCGGAAGTCAGCCAGTCAGTATAACGTTGATCCGTATTTGATTATGGCGGTTATCCAGATTGAGTCAAAGTTTGACAAAAAGCGCATTTCCAAAAAGGGTGCAGTCGGACTTATGCAGGTCATGCCAGCCACAGCGGATTGGGCGATCAAGCAGGCCAAGCTGTCTCCGATGGCGTCTGAGTATTTGGACGAGCCGGATGTAAACATCATGCTTGGGACGTGGTACATTTCGTTTTTGTATGAGATGTTTGAACGTAATCCATATGCGGTACTTGCAGCGTATAATGCTGGACCGGGCAATGTGAAGCGCTGGTTGGACCAGGGAAGATGGGATGGTCGCCTCGAAACAGTGAGTAACATCCCATTTGGGGAGACGAGACATTATGTACAGCGTGCGGTATACTATCAGCAGCGGTACGCCAAGATTTATGATGGAGAATTTTGA
- the coaE gene encoding dephospho-CoA kinase (Dephospho-CoA kinase (CoaE) performs the final step in coenzyme A biosynthesis.), which translates to MRIGLTGSIACGKSTVSRMLAERGARIVDADVIARDVVRPGEAAWSLIIDYFGQDILLPDRQIDRIKLGQIVFADEEARRVLNGIVHPAVRSRMRELAEEADREGIRLIVLDIPLLYESKLEYMVERVVVVSCTEEQQLARLIARNGFSEEDAQGRIASQMPIAEKVARAHDVIDNSGTLTETERQVNELVERLRTEDEQHR; encoded by the coding sequence ATGAGGATTGGATTGACCGGGAGCATCGCCTGCGGCAAAAGTACCGTGTCTCGCATGTTAGCAGAGCGCGGGGCTCGTATCGTTGATGCAGACGTGATTGCACGTGACGTTGTTCGGCCAGGCGAAGCTGCCTGGTCTCTTATTATTGATTATTTTGGACAGGATATTTTGTTGCCCGACCGGCAAATTGATCGTATCAAGCTTGGACAGATCGTCTTTGCGGATGAAGAAGCGCGGCGCGTGCTTAATGGGATTGTTCACCCGGCTGTACGAAGTCGGATGCGGGAGCTGGCCGAGGAAGCGGATCGGGAAGGTATTCGTTTGATTGTGCTCGATATTCCCCTGCTGTATGAGTCAAAGCTTGAGTATATGGTCGAGCGTGTTGTGGTTGTATCGTGCACGGAAGAGCAGCAACTTGCGCGTCTGATTGCGCGTAACGGCTTCTCAGAGGAGGATGCCCAAGGGCGAATCGCCTCGCAGATGCCCATCGCGGAAAAGGTAGCACGCGCGCATGATGTGATTGACAACAGTGGCACGCTTACAGAGACAGAACGACAGGTGAATGAACTGGTGGAGCGGCTACGCACAGAGGACGAGCAGCACAGATGA
- the ytaF gene encoding sporulation membrane protein YtaF, which produces MLHIFSLLMLAIAVSIDGFGVGITYGMRRIKIPVHSVVIITACSAFVILIAMYIGGWLAYFLAPSVTHYIGGAILIGIGLWAMYNIRSQQNSSAEAEEEPILAVEGMNPQSVLAIEIKSLGLVIQILKRPTKADLDHSGTISGVEAMFLGLALSLDAFGAGIGAALMGYTPWLTALLIGAASCVFILSGLKLGFVYSNAGWMKRMTYVPGILLILCGLFKLL; this is translated from the coding sequence GTGCTTCATATTTTCTCACTACTGATGCTTGCGATTGCCGTCAGTATTGACGGATTCGGCGTTGGCATCACATATGGGATGCGACGGATCAAAATTCCGGTGCATTCGGTCGTGATTATTACTGCATGTTCGGCTTTCGTTATTCTAATCGCGATGTATATTGGAGGCTGGCTGGCGTATTTTCTGGCACCGTCGGTTACGCATTACATCGGAGGAGCGATTCTGATTGGAATCGGGCTGTGGGCGATGTATAACATCCGAAGCCAGCAAAATAGCAGTGCAGAAGCAGAGGAAGAGCCGATTCTTGCTGTGGAGGGAATGAACCCGCAGTCTGTACTGGCGATTGAAATTAAATCTCTCGGGCTTGTGATTCAAATTTTGAAACGGCCTACGAAAGCCGATCTTGACCATTCTGGGACGATTTCCGGGGTAGAAGCGATGTTTCTTGGGCTGGCGCTATCACTAGATGCGTTCGGGGCCGGAATTGGAGCTGCTTTGATGGGGTACACACCATGGCTAACGGCGCTGTTGATTGGTGCGGCGAGCTGTGTGTTTATTCTATCCGGCCTTAAACTCGGATTTGTCTATTCGAATGCCGGGTGGATGAAGCGGATGACGTATGTGCCCGGTATTCTGCTTATTTTGTGTGGACTTTTTAAATTGTTGTAA
- the mutM gene encoding DNA-formamidopyrimidine glycosylase, whose translation MPELPEVENVRRTLARLVVGKQIAKVTVGLARMIKAPDDARQFVEELRGQTIRDIGRRGKFLLFYMDHVVLVSHLRMEGRYGLYRADEEVEKHTHVIFHFTDGTELRYRDVRTFGTMHLFPLGLEEAGPPLHKLGPEPFDPAFTPDELKQRMIRRRTKIKSLLLNQEIVVGLGNIYVDEVLFAAGVHPEKLPTELTDEQWRLLHQHIIVILEQSIELGGSSIKSYVNGQGESGNFQHTLKAYGRTGEPCVVCGAPIEKSVVGGRGTHTCPNCQPRN comes from the coding sequence ATGCCGGAATTACCAGAAGTAGAGAACGTCCGGCGTACGCTTGCCCGCCTTGTAGTGGGCAAGCAGATTGCGAAGGTAACGGTCGGGCTTGCACGTATGATTAAAGCGCCGGATGATGCCAGACAGTTTGTCGAAGAGCTCCGGGGACAGACTATTCGCGATATTGGACGCCGTGGGAAGTTTCTGCTGTTTTATATGGATCATGTCGTGCTCGTCTCTCATTTGCGAATGGAAGGGCGTTATGGACTGTATCGGGCAGATGAGGAAGTAGAGAAGCATACACATGTGATTTTTCATTTTACAGACGGTACCGAGCTGCGTTATCGGGATGTGCGGACGTTTGGCACCATGCATTTGTTCCCGCTTGGCTTAGAGGAAGCGGGACCGCCGCTTCATAAGCTTGGACCAGAGCCCTTTGATCCAGCTTTCACGCCGGACGAGCTGAAGCAGCGTATGATCCGCCGCCGGACAAAAATTAAGTCCCTTCTGCTAAATCAGGAAATTGTGGTCGGACTTGGGAATATATATGTTGATGAGGTGCTGTTTGCAGCAGGCGTGCATCCGGAGAAGCTTCCGACTGAACTGACCGATGAGCAGTGGAGGCTTCTGCATCAGCATATTATTGTCATTCTCGAACAGTCGATTGAACTGGGGGGGTCCTCAATCAAGTCGTATGTGAACGGGCAGGGGGAATCTGGGAACTTCCAGCATACGCTTAAAGCATATGGCCGTACCGGTGAGCCGTGTGTAGTCTGTGGTGCACCGATTGAAAAGTCGGTTGTCGGCGGACGAGGAACCCATACCTGCCCGAACTGCCAGCCCCGAAACTAA
- the polA gene encoding DNA polymerase I produces MEKKLIIIDGNSIANRAFYALPLLTNNEGLYTNAVYGFTMMLMRILEEEKPTHVLVAFDAGKVTFRTEGYKDYKGTRQKTPGELSAQFPLMKELLDAFSIAHYELPGYEADDIIGTMSAQAEANGYSTLIVSGDKDMLQLVSDRTKVALTRKGISETELYSPQEIMDKYQLTPVQIIDLKGLMGDTSDNIPGIPGVGEKTALKLLHEFGTVEDVLAHASEVKGKKLQEKIAAHADDARMSKELATILREAPLAITLENTAYAAYVAEKVAPVFERFAFKSLLERLGMNEAEANESGAASGEEIAYVTITEANRDEWGAKLVSPMAVVVEVDGDNYHGAPVLGIGIAGEDVRLYVPFAEMNWPTLTDWLADSAQKKWVYDAKRSQVALAWQNITLEGICFDAMLASYVSNPSETNHQLSDIAARYQMGLPSDEAVYGKGAKRSIPDEDKLGLHIVRKADAVYRLHDRMEQAMKEESVCELFYDLELPLATVLGDMEKRGVQVERARLDEMGRVLLEKLSSLTVGIYELAGVEFNINSPKQLGEILFDKLQLPVYKKTKTGYSTSADVLEKLEHTHEIIPLILEFRQLGKLQSTYIEGLKKEIRPDTSKIHTSFNQAVTATGRLSSTEPNLQNIPIRLEEGRRIRQAFVPSEPGWYILSADYSQIELRILAHIARDENLIKAFQEGADIHTRTAADVFGVAQEDVTSLMRRQAKAVNFGIVYGISDYGLSQNLNITRKQAAEFIERYFAVFQGVKRYMETSVLEAKKAGYVTTLLSRRRYLPDINSRNFNLRSFAERTAMNTPIQGTAADIIKLAMVNMAKRMEEAQLASRMLLQVHDELIFEVPEHELDVMCRLVPEVMESALVLDVPLKVDVNYGPSWYEAK; encoded by the coding sequence ATGGAAAAAAAATTAATTATTATTGACGGGAACAGCATTGCCAATCGTGCGTTCTATGCTCTTCCGTTGTTGACGAACAACGAAGGACTGTATACGAATGCAGTATATGGATTTACGATGATGCTCATGCGTATACTGGAAGAAGAAAAGCCTACCCATGTACTGGTCGCCTTTGATGCAGGTAAGGTCACGTTCCGTACAGAGGGGTATAAAGATTATAAAGGAACACGTCAGAAAACACCGGGCGAGCTATCCGCGCAGTTCCCGCTTATGAAAGAGTTACTTGATGCATTCAGCATTGCACATTACGAGCTTCCAGGCTATGAAGCAGATGATATTATCGGTACGATGTCCGCGCAGGCGGAAGCAAACGGGTATAGTACGCTCATTGTATCGGGTGACAAAGACATGCTACAGCTTGTGTCTGATCGGACGAAAGTCGCCCTGACACGCAAGGGAATTAGTGAAACCGAGCTGTATTCTCCACAGGAAATTATGGACAAATACCAGCTTACACCTGTACAGATTATTGATCTGAAAGGGCTAATGGGTGATACATCTGATAATATTCCGGGTATTCCAGGGGTAGGAGAGAAGACGGCTCTCAAGCTGTTGCATGAATTCGGTACAGTGGAAGATGTGCTCGCTCATGCATCCGAAGTGAAAGGAAAGAAACTGCAGGAAAAAATCGCAGCGCATGCAGATGATGCACGTATGAGCAAAGAGCTGGCCACGATTCTTCGCGAGGCACCGCTTGCGATTACGCTGGAAAATACAGCATATGCAGCATATGTAGCAGAGAAAGTCGCGCCTGTGTTTGAACGCTTCGCTTTCAAATCGTTGCTTGAGCGTCTGGGTATGAATGAAGCGGAAGCGAATGAGAGTGGGGCAGCAAGCGGAGAGGAAATCGCGTACGTAACGATTACCGAAGCGAATCGGGATGAGTGGGGAGCAAAGCTCGTATCTCCGATGGCAGTAGTCGTAGAAGTAGATGGCGATAATTATCATGGCGCGCCTGTGCTCGGTATTGGAATTGCAGGAGAAGATGTTCGCCTGTATGTACCATTTGCGGAGATGAACTGGCCTACGCTTACGGACTGGTTAGCTGATTCCGCGCAGAAAAAGTGGGTATATGATGCTAAGCGCAGCCAGGTAGCGCTTGCGTGGCAGAACATCACCCTTGAAGGAATTTGTTTTGATGCGATGCTTGCCTCATATGTGAGCAATCCGTCTGAGACGAACCATCAACTGAGCGATATCGCAGCCCGCTATCAGATGGGACTTCCGTCCGATGAAGCAGTATACGGCAAGGGTGCGAAGCGTAGCATTCCAGACGAGGATAAGCTTGGGTTGCACATCGTTCGCAAGGCGGATGCGGTATACCGCCTGCATGACCGGATGGAGCAGGCGATGAAAGAAGAGAGCGTGTGCGAACTATTTTATGATCTTGAACTACCGCTTGCGACAGTGCTGGGCGATATGGAGAAGCGCGGTGTACAGGTAGAGCGCGCACGTCTGGATGAGATGGGACGTGTACTTCTTGAGAAGCTGTCTTCTCTGACTGTCGGCATTTATGAGCTGGCTGGCGTGGAATTCAACATTAATTCCCCAAAACAATTAGGTGAAATCTTGTTTGATAAACTGCAGCTTCCGGTTTATAAAAAAACAAAGACTGGCTATTCCACAAGTGCGGATGTGCTGGAGAAACTTGAGCATACACATGAAATCATTCCGCTCATTCTTGAATTCCGCCAGCTGGGTAAGTTACAGTCCACATATATTGAGGGGCTGAAAAAAGAAATCCGTCCGGATACAAGCAAAATTCATACTTCGTTCAATCAGGCAGTAACGGCAACGGGCCGCCTGAGCAGTACCGAGCCGAATTTGCAGAACATCCCGATCCGGCTCGAAGAAGGCCGCCGTATCCGGCAAGCATTCGTGCCGTCAGAGCCGGGCTGGTATATTCTTTCTGCCGACTATTCGCAGATCGAACTGCGTATTCTGGCTCACATTGCGCGAGATGAGAATTTGATCAAAGCGTTCCAGGAAGGAGCGGACATCCATACCCGAACAGCTGCTGATGTATTCGGTGTGGCACAGGAAGACGTGACGTCGCTCATGCGCCGTCAGGCAAAGGCGGTGAATTTCGGGATTGTATATGGCATCAGTGACTACGGATTGTCGCAAAATCTGAACATTACCCGCAAGCAGGCCGCTGAGTTTATTGAACGCTATTTTGCTGTATTCCAGGGAGTAAAGCGTTATATGGAAACAAGTGTGCTGGAAGCGAAAAAAGCCGGTTATGTGACGACATTGCTTTCACGCCGTCGCTACCTGCCGGACATTAACAGTCGTAATTTCAATTTGCGCAGCTTTGCGGAACGAACGGCCATGAATACACCGATCCAAGGAACCGCTGCCGATATTATTAAGCTAGCGATGGTAAACATGGCGAAGCGGATGGAAGAGGCACAGCTTGCAAGCCGGATGCTCCTTCAGGTACACGATGAACTTATCTTTGAAGTGCCCGAGCACGAACTTGACGTGATGTGCCGCCTCGTTCCTGAGGTGATGGAGAGTGCGCTTGTGCTTGACGTTCCACTTAAAGTCGATGTGAACTATGGACCAAGCTGGTATGAAGCGAAATAA
- a CDS encoding prohibitin family protein, with protein sequence MMSSNVVKMEGPPGVTKAIKWGIPLVLVLGLLSQAFTVVQPGTRGIIVQLGAVQDKLFEEGLHFKIPFVQEIVPMEVRVQKAESQASAASKDLQIVTTTMAVNFHIDPSHANKLYQNVGLDFKSRIVDPAIGEALKAVTARYTAEQLISKRSEVSQQVKELLAKKLATYHMVLDEINITEFKFSDEFNKAIEQKQIAEQQALKSNLDLNRIKIEKEQTITQAEAAAAALRLQKQEVTPELVKLREIEAQLKAIEKWDGKLPSTTGGAVPFVNVTK encoded by the coding sequence ATGATGAGCAGTAATGTCGTGAAGATGGAGGGACCACCGGGAGTTACAAAAGCAATAAAGTGGGGGATTCCTCTCGTTCTTGTGCTTGGATTGCTCTCGCAGGCATTTACAGTCGTGCAACCGGGCACAAGAGGGATTATTGTTCAGCTCGGAGCGGTACAGGATAAGCTGTTTGAAGAAGGGCTGCATTTTAAAATTCCGTTTGTCCAGGAGATTGTTCCGATGGAAGTGCGGGTGCAAAAAGCCGAAAGCCAGGCATCAGCGGCTTCGAAAGACTTACAGATTGTGACGACTACAATGGCCGTTAACTTCCATATTGACCCGAGTCATGCCAACAAGCTGTACCAAAATGTTGGGCTTGATTTTAAAAGTCGGATTGTTGATCCGGCAATCGGGGAAGCGCTGAAGGCAGTTACAGCTCGCTACACGGCTGAACAGCTCATCTCTAAGCGTTCTGAAGTAAGCCAGCAGGTAAAAGAACTTCTTGCAAAGAAACTGGCTACGTATCATATGGTACTCGATGAAATTAATATTACTGAATTTAAGTTTAGCGATGAATTCAATAAAGCGATCGAACAGAAGCAGATTGCTGAACAACAGGCACTGAAATCAAATCTTGATCTTAACCGCATTAAGATTGAAAAAGAGCAGACGATTACACAGGCAGAAGCAGCGGCTGCTGCCCTGCGCTTGCAGAAGCAGGAAGTGACGCCAGAGCTTGTAAAGCTGCGTGAGATCGAAGCACAATTAAAAGCCATCGAGAAATGGGACGGCAAGCTACCAAGCACAACAGGCGGTGCTGTACCGTTTGTGAATGTAACGAAATAG
- the pnpS gene encoding two-component system histidine kinase PnpS, protein MQSFRIRLNVVFLLIIVSLLVTLGLYTAKLVQSIYIDVLEKHLTTEVHLIADDIVYGQLYKKPDVLGIRMKQFAEQLGARITVLAQNGKVLSDSDHSPATLPNHLNRPEIREALRTGTGHAIRYSATMNYDMMYVAVPLKQNGKLEGLVRIAIKITKVQETVRNLWLSLTGVLVLVLLLYSFISTRITRSITQPIEEITRVARDITRKQFRSRIATRAKGEIGQLAQAINSMALSLEQQMSAIQENEKRLEGILNNMVSGVMLISDTRRIVMMNVAVEEILGHDVRKYIGHLHQEVGKNSGLSMFIDRCFETGGKMREEIHLYYPEERILDVHLGAYASEDGHVKGVIVLLHDITSIRRLEKMRSEFVANVSHELRTPITSIKGFSETLLDGALEDPEISRTFLTIINEESDRLNRLVTDILDLSKIEQKKMPLKFETVDLVQLVHETVRLVREEARARDITIYLPLSISCILDGDRDRLQQVVLNLVSNAILYTPEGGEVTITVEDAGVNQVELKVSDTGIGIPAEHLTRIFERFYRVDKARSRESGGTGLGLAIVKHLVESHHGMITVESREEEGTVFTVQLPKRQIEHS, encoded by the coding sequence ATGCAAAGTTTTCGCATCCGCTTGAACGTTGTTTTTTTATTAATTATTGTATCGCTTTTAGTAACGCTTGGCCTTTATACAGCGAAGCTGGTGCAGTCTATTTATATTGATGTGTTGGAAAAGCACCTCACAACAGAAGTTCACCTAATTGCTGATGATATCGTATATGGTCAGCTGTATAAGAAACCAGATGTGCTGGGCATCAGAATGAAGCAGTTTGCGGAGCAGCTCGGAGCGCGTATTACTGTGCTGGCACAGAACGGAAAAGTACTCTCTGACTCTGATCATTCACCGGCTACACTGCCGAATCACCTGAACCGGCCAGAGATTCGGGAAGCACTTCGAACGGGAACCGGACATGCGATCCGTTATAGTGCAACGATGAATTACGACATGATGTACGTAGCGGTTCCGTTGAAGCAGAACGGGAAGCTTGAAGGGCTTGTTCGCATTGCGATTAAAATTACGAAAGTGCAGGAAACCGTACGCAATCTGTGGTTAAGTCTTACAGGGGTACTCGTACTTGTGCTTCTGCTGTACAGTTTTATTAGTACGCGCATTACGAGAAGTATCACACAGCCAATCGAAGAGATTACCCGTGTAGCCCGTGATATTACACGCAAGCAATTCCGAAGTCGAATTGCCACCCGTGCGAAGGGAGAGATCGGGCAGCTTGCGCAGGCAATCAATTCCATGGCGCTCAGCCTCGAACAGCAGATGTCGGCCATTCAGGAAAACGAGAAGCGGTTAGAAGGCATTCTGAACAACATGGTCAGTGGTGTGATGCTCATTAGTGACACGCGTCGGATTGTGATGATGAATGTCGCAGTCGAGGAAATTCTGGGTCATGATGTCCGGAAATATATCGGGCACTTGCATCAAGAGGTAGGCAAAAATTCCGGACTTAGTATGTTTATTGACCGCTGTTTTGAAACAGGGGGAAAGATGCGAGAAGAAATTCATCTGTATTATCCAGAAGAGCGCATTTTGGATGTTCACCTTGGGGCATATGCCAGTGAAGACGGGCATGTGAAAGGCGTCATTGTGCTTCTTCATGACATTACGTCCATTCGTCGCCTAGAGAAAATGCGCAGTGAATTTGTAGCAAATGTGTCGCATGAACTGCGCACGCCGATTACGTCTATTAAAGGATTTTCGGAGACGCTTCTTGATGGAGCGTTGGAGGACCCGGAGATCAGTCGTACTTTCTTAACGATTATCAATGAAGAAAGCGATCGTTTGAATCGTCTGGTTACAGATATTCTTGATCTGTCCAAAATCGAGCAGAAAAAAATGCCGCTTAAATTTGAAACGGTTGACCTCGTACAACTGGTACATGAGACAGTGCGCCTTGTACGGGAAGAAGCGCGTGCTCGAGATATTACGATTTATCTTCCGCTTTCCATTTCATGTATACTCGATGGAGACCGGGATCGTCTGCAGCAGGTTGTATTGAATCTCGTCAGCAATGCCATTCTGTATACACCGGAGGGCGGAGAAGTGACGATTACAGTAGAAGATGCCGGGGTAAACCAGGTTGAGCTCAAAGTGAGTGATACAGGGATTGGGATTCCGGCTGAGCATTTGACTCGCATTTTTGAGCGCTTCTATCGTGTTGATAAGGCACGCTCACGTGAGTCAGGTGGAACAGGGCTTGGTCTTGCAATCGTCAAGCATCTGGTCGAGTCTCATCATGGCATGATCACTGTAGAGAGCCGTGAAGAAGAAGGGACGGTATTCACTGTACAACTTCCAAAGCGCCAGATTGAACATTCCTGA
- a CDS encoding response regulator transcription factor has protein sequence MRKLLIVDDEQSILTLLEFNLQKAGFEVSKAMDGLTAVKMAKMENFDLIVLDVMLPGMDGMEVCKTLRMEKINTPVLMLTAKDEEFDKILGLELGADDYMTKPFSPREVVARIKAILRRSQPQEKDVQDDAGEEGIMLGQLRIYPEKYEVFFGDRRLELTPKEFELLQYMAAHPGRVMTRDQLLNAVWNYDFVGDSRIVDVHISHLREKIEEDTKQPKYIKTVRGLGYKLEG, from the coding sequence GTGAGAAAATTATTAATTGTAGATGATGAGCAGTCGATTTTGACGTTGCTGGAATTCAACTTGCAAAAAGCGGGATTCGAAGTTAGTAAGGCAATGGATGGACTGACAGCGGTTAAAATGGCCAAAATGGAAAATTTTGATCTCATTGTACTGGATGTCATGCTGCCTGGGATGGATGGCATGGAAGTATGTAAGACGCTGCGCATGGAAAAGATCAATACACCAGTCCTTATGCTGACAGCTAAAGATGAAGAATTCGATAAAATTCTGGGGCTTGAGCTCGGTGCAGACGACTATATGACGAAGCCGTTTAGCCCGCGTGAAGTCGTGGCGCGTATTAAGGCCATTTTGCGCCGCAGCCAGCCGCAGGAAAAAGATGTACAGGATGATGCGGGCGAAGAGGGAATTATGCTCGGCCAGCTGCGTATTTATCCGGAAAAATACGAAGTGTTTTTTGGAGACAGACGCCTCGAACTGACACCAAAAGAATTCGAACTGCTGCAATACATGGCTGCTCATCCAGGACGTGTGATGACGCGGGATCAGCTGTTGAATGCGGTCTGGAATTATGATTTTGTCGGAGATTCTCGTATCGTAGACGTACATATCAGTCATCTGCGGGAAAAAATTGAGGAAGACACCAAGCAGCCTAAATACATAAAAACCGTGCGCGGCTTGGGCTATAAGTTAGAGGGCTAA
- the mdh gene encoding malate dehydrogenase translates to MSFTRKKIAVIGSGFTGATAAFLLAQKELGDVVLVDIPQMESSTKGKALDMAEAGPVQGFDASVTGTANYEDIKDADMVIVTAGIARKPGMSRDDLVNTNAGIMKSVGEQIKKYAPNSTILVLSNPVDAMTYTLFKTTGFPKNRVIGQSGVLDTGRFRTFVAMELNVSVKDVTGFVLGGHGDTMVPLVRYSYAGGIPLETLIPKDRLDQIVDRARNGGAEIVNLLGNGSAYYAPAASLVEMAEAIIKDQKRILPTIAYLEGEYGYNDLYLGVPTLLGKDGIEKVYELDLTADEKAALDKSADAVRNVMAVLA, encoded by the coding sequence ATGTCTTTTACACGTAAAAAAATCGCTGTTATTGGTTCAGGTTTCACAGGTGCTACTGCTGCATTCCTTCTTGCACAAAAAGAACTGGGTGATGTTGTTCTCGTTGATATCCCTCAAATGGAAAGCTCTACAAAAGGTAAAGCACTTGATATGGCAGAAGCTGGCCCTGTTCAAGGCTTCGACGCTAGCGTAACAGGTACTGCTAACTATGAGGATATCAAAGATGCTGATATGGTAATCGTAACAGCAGGTATTGCTCGTAAACCAGGTATGAGCCGTGATGACCTTGTGAACACAAACGCAGGCATCATGAAATCTGTAGGTGAGCAAATCAAAAAATACGCTCCGAATTCGACTATCCTCGTACTCTCCAACCCGGTAGATGCGATGACATACACACTGTTCAAAACAACAGGCTTCCCGAAAAACCGTGTAATCGGTCAATCCGGTGTGCTTGACACAGGACGTTTCCGTACATTCGTTGCAATGGAACTCAACGTATCTGTAAAAGACGTAACAGGTTTCGTACTTGGTGGTCATGGCGACACAATGGTTCCGCTTGTACGTTACTCTTATGCTGGCGGCATCCCGCTCGAAACACTTATTCCGAAAGACCGTCTGGATCAAATCGTTGACCGTGCTCGTAACGGTGGTGCTGAGATCGTTAACCTGCTTGGTAACGGTTCTGCTTACTACGCTCCAGCTGCTTCCCTCGTGGAAATGGCAGAAGCAATCATCAAAGACCAGAAACGTATTCTGCCAACAATCGCATACCTTGAAGGCGAATATGGCTACAACGATCTGTACCTTGGCGTACCGACACTGCTCGGCAAAGACGGTATTGAAAAAGTATACGAACTTGACCTTACTGCTGACGAAAAAGCAGCACTTGATAAATCTGCTGACGCAGTTCGCAACGTAATGGCAGTACTGGCGTAA